From the genome of Mesotoga infera:
TCCGCCACTAGAGGGAGAATTGCGAGATAATTTCCGTCCATATGATTTCTGGCCGAGTATCCCAGACTTCGAATGAAATAGGAGATGCTTAGTCCGATCGTCGCTGCCTTCAGATACGTTCTGGAGCTCTCGACCATTGCGGTCATCGCCGGTGCGCTGTCAATCATATCCTTCCTTATTTCAACCGCGAATGCGATTCCAAAAGGAAGTAGATCGCTTATTTCCTTTCCATAGTGTTCTCGATGCCTGCCTCTGTGGCCGTAATAAAACTCCGGTTTCATTTCTGCGACGCCTACGAGATCTGCCCCATAATCAAGGGCCATAAGCTTAATTTGATCCGTAATGTCCGACGGTTCAACACGGAGTTTGCCGGATGATGGTTTGCCCTCGCATAGAGGCCGAAGGTCTTCTATAAGGGAGAAATTCGAACGGATTTCTGAAGCTTCAATCGGATCATAAGAGAGGGAGCTTGCGTCGCACAGATCCGGTTTGCTACGCAGTTCGTCATCCACCTCTTTCAACTC
Proteins encoded in this window:
- a CDS encoding 4Fe-4S dicluster domain-containing protein gives rise to the protein MTRYDERDTMFARINYEAGSPEYRDYYSMHPELKEVDDELRSKPDLCDASSLSYDPIEASEIRSNFSLIEDLRPLCEGKPSSGKLRVEPSDITDQIKLMALDYGADLVGVAEMKPEFYYGHRGRHREHYGKEISDLLPFGIAFAVEIRKDMIDSAPAMTAMVESSRTYLKAATIGLSISYFIRSLGYSARNHMDGNYLAILPLVAEASGLGVFGRHGLLVSHKFGPRVKLGLVTTDMPLKCDQSIDVDLESFCGSCGICSTKCPASAIPVIGKENVNGTRRWRISHELCYSYWRTNGTDCGICIRVCPFSKGIGFSQSM